The following coding sequences are from one Chiloscyllium punctatum isolate Juve2018m chromosome 48, sChiPun1.3, whole genome shotgun sequence window:
- the LOC140468896 gene encoding uncharacterized protein → MSCHPTRATARKVQFKGPNCDDDPTAPQAEPRDDNTNSSLAGNVHFEDSVCDNPKLPVSKVESTNCEIDPNSPLVQKDQIEDSICKDFNQSFAPKVESKDIMCDDVDLAHAQKVQCDEVRDDFNPAFVAKPCDDSVCDDVRLSFAPKGECKNSVRDDHSQSLAPEIEHKKETSESSPIPATAAKAEDMEKPWSPCANPGTLDKAAFGRT, encoded by the exons ATGAGCTGCCATCCCACTCGAGCGACTGCTCGAAAAGTTCAGTTCAAAGGCCCGAACTGTGATGATGATCCCACTGCTCCCCAGGCTGAGCCCAGAGATGACAATACCAACTCATCCCTCGCTGGAAATGTTCACTTTGAAGACTCGGTGTGTGACAATCCCAAACTGCCCGTTTCAAAAGTTGAGTCTACAAATTGTGAAATTGATCCTAATTCACCCCTTGTTCAGAAGGATCAGATTGAAGACTCAATATGTAAGGATTTTAACCAATCTTTTGCGCCCAAGGTTGAATCTAAGGACATAATGTGTGACGATGTTGATTTAGCCCATGCTCAGAAGGTTCAGTGTGATGAAGTGCGGGATGATTTCAATCCAGCTTTTGTTGCAAAGCCATGtgatgacagtgtgtgtgatgatgtCCGTTTATCCTTTGCTCCAAAGGGTGAGTGTAAGAACTCAGTCCGTGATGATCACAGTCAATCTCTTGCTCCAGAAATTGAACATAAAAAGGAAACGAGTGAAAGTAGTCCTATTCCAGCCACTGCTGCAAAAGCAGAGGATATGGAGAAGCCGTGGTCTCCCTGCGCGAATCCAG GCACGCTTGATAAAGCAGCATTCGGAAGAACATAG